One Pseudomonas ekonensis DNA window includes the following coding sequences:
- the folB gene encoding dihydroneopterin aldolase encodes MDRVFIEGLEVDTVIGAYDWERGIRQCLRLDLSFAWDNRPAAAGDDLTLALDYASVSTRIQAFAEQAQFQLVETFAERLVETLMDEFKITWVRLKLTKPGAVPAAKGGVGVEIERGCR; translated from the coding sequence TTGGACAGAGTGTTTATCGAGGGCCTGGAAGTCGACACCGTGATCGGTGCCTACGACTGGGAGCGCGGCATCCGACAGTGCCTGCGCCTTGATCTGAGCTTCGCCTGGGACAACCGTCCGGCCGCCGCCGGCGACGACCTGACCCTGGCGCTCGACTACGCCAGCGTCTCCACGCGGATCCAGGCCTTCGCCGAGCAGGCGCAGTTCCAGTTGGTCGAGACCTTCGCCGAACGGCTGGTCGAGACGCTGATGGACGAATTCAAGATCACCTGGGTGCGCCTGAAGCTGACCAAGCCGGGCGCCGTGCCGGCCGCCAAGGGCGGCGTGGGTGTGGAGATCGAGCGCGGATGTCGCTGA